The nucleotide sequence ACTACTTAAAGTACACACAGAGATGTACTGTTACAAGTTAAAACTACTTAAAGTACACACAGAGATGTACTGTTACAAGTTAAAACTACTTAAAGTACACACAGAGATGTACTGTTACAAGTTAAAACTACTTAAAGTACACACAGAGATGTACTGTTACAAGTTAAAACTACTTAAAGTACACACAGAGATGTACTGTTACAAGTTAaaactacttaggataaacaaatgcagttttatgttaaaatctgcagttattgtataaatttgtaagcttttttttatttttatgtatttaagtgATGTTAGAATTTCCAGTACGTAAGTTTATCAGTATGTTACTCTTGCATCCTTACCTTTGaacattttgatttttgaatATGGTTTTCTGGggttttaatatattcaaattattattttttgtatgtttgtattgCTGAAGACTTTAAATATCAGTGTCCAAAAGTGTCATAATACTTCCTGTTAAAGAAACACTTCTGCCCACCTGGTGAAATATTAGATGCATTTTCTCTAATCAGTGTAATCGTTCTAGTCTTGTAGACTCCCAATAGTGAGtaaaaagtttagaatatttctcTAACAGTGTAATCGTTCTAGTCTTGTAGACTCTCAGTAGTGAgtgaaaagtttagaatatttctcTAACAGTGTAATCGTTCTAGTCTTGTAGACTCCCAGTAGCGAgtgaaaagtttagaatatttctcTAACAGTGTAATCGTTCTAGTCTTGTAGACTCCCAGTAGCGAgtgaaaagtttagaatatttctcTAACAGTGTAATCGTTCTAGTCTTGTAGACTCCCAGTAGCAAgtgaaaagtttagaatatttctcTAACAGTGTAATCGTTCTAGTCTTGTAGACTCCCAGTAGCGAgtgaaaagtttagaatatttctcTAACAGTGTAATCGTTCTAGTCTTGTAGACTCCCAGTAGCGAgtgaaaagtttagaatatttctcTAACAGTGTAATCGTTCTAGTCTTGTAGACTCCCAGTAGCGAAAgtgaaaagtttagaatatttctcTAACAGTGTAATCGTTCTAGTCTTGTAGACTCCCAGTAGCGAgtgaaaagtttagaatatttctcTAACAGTGTAATCGTTCTAGTCTTGTAGACTCCCAGTAGCGAgtgaaaagtttagaatatttctcTAACAGTGTAATCGTTCTAGTCTTGTAGACTCCCAGTAGCGAgtgaaaagtttagaatatttctcTAACAGTGTAATCGTTCTAGTCTTGTAGACTCCCAGTAGCGAgtgaaaagtttagaatatttctcTAACAGTGTAATCGTTCTAGTCTTGTAGACTCCCAGTAACGAgtgaaaagtttagaatatttctcTAACAGTGTAATCGTTCTAGTCTTGTAGACTCCCAGTAGCGAgtgaaaagtttagaatatttctcTAACAGTGTAATCGTTCTAGTCTTGTAGACTCCCAGTAGTGAgtgaaaagtttagaatatttctcTAACAGTGTAATCGTTCTAGTCTTGTAGACTCCCAATAGTGAGtgaaaattttagaatatttctctAACAGTGTAATCGTTCTAGTCTTGTAGACTCCCAGTAGCGAGTgaaaaagtttagaatatttctcTAACAGTGTAATCGTTCTAGTCTTGTAGACTCCCAATAGTGAGtgaaaattttagaatatttctctAACAGTGTAATCGTTCTAGTCTTGTAGACTCCCAATAGGGAgtgaaaagtttagaatatttctcAGCTATGAACACACAGAAATGTGATTTGTagcattataaaaatacataagtaCCCAGAACTGCAACATGAAAACACTTCCTGCAATTTCCAGTAAAAGCTGTGAAATGCaacattaaaagtttgtttatttaggttTCTGATGATGATAATAGTAATACTTGAACATTTGTCAGAAACACATACTGCGACTTTAGTTGTTAACATATAGGAACTACAGTGTTTTATAAGATTTGTTTTGTAAACTTATCAGATTTACAACCTTATAATATCTAATTGCTATTAAGAGGTGCACAACATGACTGACAAATCTAACTGTACAAGTGCATAAGTTTGTGTGTTGACCTTTACTGTGACGCTGATTGAACAACTGTATGCACTTTTCCTGTTGCTACATTTGAATAtaagattgttttattcaaacattctGTTACATTAACCCTCTTGTTACAATGTGCTATATGGCCTACAACATGAATTTCACGTACTGGATTGTAGAATCtacagcatatatatatacatatatcccCAAAGAGATGTAGTTATGCCAATAACAACTCTAAGGAAACCCACAAATATTCTAAAGAAAATTCCATGGATTTTGAttcagtttgtgttttttaaatcatatttatatgtgAAGTTTCCGCAGGTAGTTTTCAGGAGAACACCATCTCAATAAATCAACAACAAATGtacattaaacatattttctaaaactttaccAACTGTACTCACTAAGCCTAACTAAACTTTATTTGTGTGTACGTGTTGTTCCACAGGATCTATGATATCCAATACATGCTTACATCTCAACAGATTTATTTACCTAGGAGATTTCTAATTGTTACATAATGTGTAGCTTCTGTAGCAAAGTTAATGTAACTATCACATCTCTTCATTTAGGCAACACCCTTTACCTAGGAGATTTCTAATTGTTACATAATGTGTAGCTTCTGTAGCAAAGTTAATGTAACTATCACATCTCTTCATTCAGGCAACACCCTTTACCTAGGAGATTTCTAATTGTTACATAATGTGTAGCTTCTGTAGCAAAGTTAATGTAACTATCACATCTCTTAATTCAGGCAACACCCTTTACCTTGGAGATTTCTAATTGTTACATAATGTGTAGCTTCTGTAGCAAAGTTAATGTAACTATCACATCTCTTCATTCAGGCAACACCCTTTACCTAGGAGATTTCTAATTGTTACATAATGTGTAGCTTCTGTAGCAAAGTTAATGTAACTATCACATCTCTTAATTCAGGCAACACCCTTTACCTAGGAGATTTCTAATTGTTACATAATGTGTAGCTTCTGTAGCAAAGTTAATGTAACTATCACATCTCTTAATTCAGGCAACACCCTTtcacaaatgttataaaatacatcCCAAGACTTTTTCAACATTAACTAGTTTATCTTTACAGTTGTATATCACTTTTTAGTTTATAATCATGAAGAAAAACCAAATTCCTCGAGAGGTTTCCATCTGTATCAACAACACAAAGTCTAAACAATGATTATTGGAGAAGTCCCAGAATGTGTGGCCAAGTTTTGAATACTGAATAATTGTAAACTGTGCATTGTATGTACATGTTTCTAGATGAATAAATTAGAATGTTGtgcaaatgttttttgttgttttttttttcaatgtaaatATGAATGACGTGATATCATAAGATGTATttctgttatcattttataaatgtCCTGTTTTATTGGTTATGAAATTGAGTCGCAAAATAACAGATTCATAGGAAATACACCACTCTGGTGAACAAGTTGCATTGTTATTCATTCTGTAGTTTTATATTGAAATCATGtggattttaaaaacatttaccttGCATATGTTTTCTtggaaattattaaatattgattgatagaaatatataattttttttttccttttctgctactttttactgttttaatcctgtttttCTTCTCATCTAGCTGTATTAGTATTGCAAGTCAACTTCCATGAAAATAACAAAGGCAGGTAGTTTATGAAACCAAAATCGTTACATTGATACAAATTGTGGGAAGTTAAGTAAACAAGCACCTGATTGGTAACATTTGATTTTACTTGAAGCTACATAGTTTGTTATTCTTTAGAATTTACATGCTATAActttgaagaataaatattttgagaaacaaaacttaatattcaattttttttgtcACTTTCCTTATATTCGTTGGATAAATtgtagaatattctagaatgGTACTCAACATGTTATTGGAGTCAGGTGTTAACATAGTATAGCAAGGAAAGAGTAACTTCCATATTAAGTTAATATTCTGATAAGTAGTTAGGCTATGAAACCAACAATCATATTTATaccaaataaaaatcaaatttttcatgattttaaattaataaaatttctcTTAACAATTTAACACTCTGATAACATAATTTTGTTATGACAAGTAATGAGGAATATATAAGTGTATAGTACTAGTGGTGATGTAagaattgtttattgtttatatatttaaatatagctGTGAAAGAGTTGGGTTCACACAGATAGCTCTAACAGTATGTGTTCAGTAGGTCCGTTGGGTTCACACAGACAGCTCTAACAGTATGTGTTCAGTAGGTCCGTTGGGTTCACACAGACAGCTCTAACAGTATGTGTTCAGTAGGTCCATTGGGTTCACACAGACAGCTCTAACAGTATGTGTTCAGTAGGTCTGTTGGGTTCACACAGACAGCTCTAACAGTATGTGTTCAGTGGTCAATGGGGTTCTTGATGTTACACACAACTCTAAAAGAATGTGTTCAGTAGGCTCATTGGGGTCACACAGACAGCTCTAGCAGCATGTGTTCAGTAGAGTTTTTGGTGTTAGAGACAGTATGTTCAGTAAGGTAATTGGTATTACATAGAGAGTGTGTTCTTAAAGCACTTCTCACAGTTACTGTAAGTGAAGTAATTATGTGTGCTCTTTCAGATATTACCGTGGGGCTGTTGGGGCACTACTAGTGTATGATATAGCTAAACATTTAACCTATGAGAACGTGGAACGTTGGCTAAAGGAGCTACGGGACCATGCTGatcaaaatattgtcattatgcTAGTTGGAAATAAGAGTGATTTACGGCACTTAAGAGCTGTACCAACTGATGAGGCTAGGGCTTTTGCAGGTAAGAGGTGTATCTTTTATATACGtacatgtttgtattttgttattctaAATTCAGAATaacccatgtctgtttttgttgttctaaATTCAGAATAACCCATGTCTGCTTTTGTTGTTCTAAATTCAGAATaacccatgtctgtttttgttgttctaaATTCAGAATaacccatgtctgtttttgttgttctaaATTCAGAATaacccatgtctgtttttgttgttctaaATTCAGAATAACCCAtgtctgttttgttgttctaAATTCAGAATaacccatgtctgtttttgttgttctaaATTCAGAATaacccatgtctgtttttgttgttctacATTCAGAATaacccatgtctgtttttgttgttctacATTCAGAATaacccatgtctgtttttgttgttctacATTCAGAATAACCCATGTCTGTTTTTGAGAACAAGTCAAAACATAAACACACTTCaaacttttatcatttgtttgttattttcctgATTTAAAACTAATGGGTATTCATACtagaaataaatacagaatacagtggagcgccgttaagccgcagTATTTGGGGGACCAACctgcttaaacctttgtgactgaaaagccgaagtcgccaacagctctgccgaggagcctcatccgggccattgcgtgatcattatattggattatcgaattaaaaataatacttaaattattgatcacttttacacggatttaccgcggattaactttaatgtatggagaggtgtgattcggtaacaatggcagcctccataaagctgacatagagagcggataaggtagattaacggtcgatttctattgtaatatattttatttatttcccaaattaaagcaaatcctttttaaatatccccttgaagttataaagccaggattaaattcgtaggccgtgtttttacacgttcttaaattagcggtgagccgcgataatcctcacTCACAAggcttgctacagcggcttaagcgatttcgcagTTTACTGGTCCgtggcttaatggcgctccactgtatatacTTTTCCAGCTTCTGTGACAAATTTATTTTGGTCTATAAATGATCTATTTTCAACTGTTAAAGCATGCATGAATAAGGGTTTTTCATGTTGTgacatgtatgttttaaattactaaaattgtCCTGAAAAACATAAGCTAGCTGAGTTAAGTGTAATAGTTTAACTGTACATTAATCCTATCAGGATCTCTGAGCACTTTTCAGGTGTCTGgtgaattataaatttatataaaaataatatgttctAACTGTATTAcaacaactgttttatttaaaaatttcatgactaatatattgttattttataacttttatttagtattattcaCAAAGAAATCAAGTTCAAACTTTTGGTTGTGTACAGCTCTGAGGAGACTCTTCTGTAGATAATTCACTTACTGAAGTATATTAGAAGATTTCTTCCCTTCGTAACAGTATATTGCAATTGGAACTTGTTTGTATGCTATtagttataaaacatgttttttatatTGAATGTGAAAGCAGTATAACATGGATATATTAATTAAGTTGTGCCAAGTATCAATTTATTAAAAACTGATTTGTATTATTATGACAGAAGTGGTTTGGGAATGCTGTCTGGTTTGTTATCAGACTCTTAGTTTCCAGAACACACACATGTAGGAAATAAGAGGTGTGTtgttacaaacataaaacatgtaCAGCAGGGAGAAAGTAAACTTGAAGTATACTTAACaccaaataatgaaattaaaattgaaaatgttaatgtatccaacattaaattatacagttGTGCATTTTTTCAGAGACATATCagtattaaaaaactgtaaatatacacTTTATTTAAAGTAGTCCGAGAGTTGTTGGTTACCTTCACTTTAGGCACCAGTTCAGAATTGGTGACAATGGCAGATATTCTTAGTTTCATTTCTAGAAACACATAATATCCTCACCAATGAAAGGGTGTGAAACCTTGGAGGTAACAGATATTGAACTTGAGATCCTCAAATCACAAAACAGTGCCACATAATCCCCATACCATGCTATACCAAAGATGAATAAACTTCAATTAAACACAGAAGGTAATGATAAAATTGGATTTCAGTACCCACTGTCAATAGTACACAGAGTGTCCATTTTGCTTCAAGGCAATATTCTGATTTTTTGGAGTATTGTAAAAATGAGAGTAGTATTAATGTGTGGTAttctttgattgattgttttCATGATTTTCAGCACTAATCAGTTAAGTTGAACATGAAttagtggaaactcataatggcAGTATTTTGATTATTGGGCAGTTGAAGTAATTGTAAATGTTACATTAGATAGTTGGCCATATTTGTGGCATTAGGAGATTTAACTGAAAGATTACTCAGTTGTTTCATGCTATACTAGTTCTTTGCTCATAAGTAATTGGGTTAATTGTCCACTTTTAATTATTACCTGTCACTTCCATTCTTTTGTAATGTCTGAACAATTACTGACTTAAATGGTTacaggtaacatttaaaatatggtTGTGTAGAGTAGTTATAAGTTGTCAACATTAAAATACATGAGAATTATGTGAACAGTAATTTACAGTTTGGTATGAAAGTAGTTAAATTGAATTTATTGAGAAATGTACAAAagaatttaatataaagtttgtaaGATTTGGGAGAAGCCATGATCCAGAGATcttttaatagtatttttaacCATTATGGTCATTCCTAAAAATGTTTAAGTTACATGTTTGAAAGCTGTGTAAGTGTTCTCGTGTGGCAAGACATCAGGTAAGTTTAGTTAGGTTTAATGTGTAATGCCAATGAAGTATTTCACATgctgttttaaaatgttcacaaaattGTTGAAAGTGTTATGTGATGTATTCTTGACCGCCTTACATGTATATGGTACAGGTTTTCTAGAATATTATGTAGAACTAATAGATAGTCACTGTGTTGTGCTAAGTGCAACAAGTTAATTTTAAGAGAAGATACATGTTAGatttcatactgtccttgttacttTTCAACAGATGCATGTGAGCAGGTCtttgtaattttcataaaaacCAGAGTAAAATTTATGATATTGTACTGATAACATCATGTTCTTTTGCATTTAAAGAAATGGTGGATTGAATAGGCCACACTTGTTGAAAGATTAAATTTAACCTTTTTATATTACTGTTAAGTGAGAAGATGTCAAATTAACCAgaatttcagtttcatttttctgtgcatcaacttaaaattattttatttcagagaaAATAATTTGTCCTTTATTGAGACATCTGCTTTGGATTCTACAAATGTGGAATCTGCATTTCAACAAATCCTAACAGGTAATGTAACATCCAATTATCTTTTTCTGCCTTTAACCAGTCTACAGACTGTTTACAAACAGAAGTAACatataatttcattattgtaCCTGCATATGAGAAAATGATTTGAGCTACTACATCTAAGACTTGTCATGTGTTTGTGACAAGCACCTGATGAGCTAGTACATCTAACACTTGTCATGTGTTTGTGACAAGCACCTGATGAGCTAGTACATCTAACACTTGTCATGTGTTTGTGACAAGCACCTGATGAGCTAGTACATCTAACACTTGTCATGTGTTTGTGACAAGCACCTGATGAGCTAGTACATCTAACACTTGTCATGTGTTTGTGACAAGCACCTGATGAGCTACTGCATCTAAGACTTGTCATGTGTTTGTGACAAGCACCTGATGAGCTACAACATCTAAGACTTGTCATGTGTTTGTGACAAGCACCTGATGAGCTACAACATCTAAGACTTGTCTCATGTGTTTGTGACAAGCACCTGATGAGCTACAACATCTAAGACTTGTCATGTGTTTGTGACAAGCACCTGATGAGCTACTACATCTAAGACTTGTCATGTGTTTGTGACAAGCACCTCAGTCTGTAACAACTGTTAGtgaatttacatacatatatagtttGTATAAATGTTTCAGTACTTGTAGCATTATAAGTAAATTTACCTTTCTCTGATAGTAGGCCAGTTCTATTTAGCCTTACCATACCCGTTGATTTAATACAAAGAGAACTTGCAAACTTTTACACGCGAAAAATAATACAGTCCCCAGTTTTAGGAAACCatgttttataatctgtagtaGTCTCTTCAAATAACGTGTTTCATACTTTTGTCATTTCACAGTGAGGATAATTTGGGCTGAAGTTTGCTCTGAAGTTGTGAATAGATTAACCCTAACTATCAGCATATTACTACAGCTTTATGGGTCCTTTTGGTTTTTGGTATTTCTCTTCCTGTCATATATTTGACAATTCTCAACCTATTGCTCATATGTTGATTATGATTTTCCCATATGTAGTTGCTTTATATATTTgtcttattttagaaattatattaagttttgaaactaaGGTGATACCATTCTATTTTAGttactttgtatttaaattaagaaCTGCTTTAGCTTTAGTTGAGCATAAAGTAAAAACAGTTGAAAATGGATATACTGTGatagtttttgtattaaaacttgtacttTTGTAGTGATAGTTACAGCACCATCTCTCAagtttgtgttccttgttattttaaaaacattaaaatcaaattttgtaCTTGAATGGGATAAAGCTGTTAAACGTTCTGTAAATTGATGTACAGAGTCCTGTATATCAACCTACCAACAACTTGACATTCACTGGACTCCTAGAATTGGACAAATCTCTCATTTTATTGATGGTTTTACTTTCTTGTTTATGGAAAGAAATACTTGAGGACTTATGATATAATGCTGCTTTGTGTTCATTTCTTTTCCAGAAATATATCGCATCGTATCCCAGAAACAGATCCGAAATGATGCAGAGAATGACCCATCACCATCAGGAGATGATGTGAAACCAATTTCTATTGCACCAACTGATAGCTCAGATACACGCAAAAAACAGTGTTGTCAGACATAGAGGAAGCCCTCGTGTCTTGAACCCCCTTTAGTGCactcttttattttcatttatgtcTGACCAAACTGATTTCCTTCTACAGGTACCATAAGTCTTCAGTGTCCTTGTTTAGAGAGCATCTTACCCCTTGtacattataatttgtttgtaattccATTTAATCTGTTAAACAAATTACTTCTAATGCAGCAGACCTGTGTTTTGATGATAAACATGTGTTTGTAGAACTTAAAGAGTGTCTACAAATACCTTAtgatatatttcaatatcttGTATCTGTAATGCTTGCATTTTAAACATGCTGGTTTTCCAGCCCTAGAAATAGCTACATCCAGCTGCTTATGTGAAATATCTGACTATCGT is from Tachypleus tridentatus isolate NWPU-2018 chromosome 2, ASM421037v1, whole genome shotgun sequence and encodes:
- the LOC143237572 gene encoding ras-related protein Rab-11B-like isoform X2, with the protein product MGSKDDEYDYLFKVVLIGDSGVGKSNLLSRFTRNEFNLESKSTIGVEFATRSIQVDGKTIKAQIWDTAGQERYRAITSAYYRGAVGALLVYDIAKHLTYENVERWLKELRDHADQNIVIMLVGNKSDLRHLRAVPTDEARAFAEKNNLSFIETSALDSTNVESAFQQILTEIYRIVSQKQIRNDAENDPSPSGDDVKPISIAPTDSSDTRKKQCCQT
- the LOC143237572 gene encoding ras-related protein Rab-11A-like isoform X1 → MGSKDDEYDYLFKVVLIGDSGVGKSNLLSRFTRNEFNLESKSTIGVEFATRSIQVDGKTIKAQIWDTAGQERYRAITSAYYRGAVGALLVYDIAKHLTYENVERWLKELRDHADQNIVIMLVGNKSDLRHLRAVPTDEARAFAVLFTKKSSSNFWLCTALRRLFCR